TGGTGCGCTCGATCGACCAGCCCAGCAGCCAGGGCAATCTCAATATCGCCAATTCGCCCAAGCGCGAGCAGAGCCGGATCAACACCGACCTGACTTTCGATAGCTTCGTGACCGGTAAGGCCAACCAGCTGGCGCGCGCTGCCGCGATCCAGGTGGCCAACAACCCGGGCGTGTCGTACAACCCGCTGTTCTTCTACGGCGGCGTCGGCCTGGGTAAGACCCACCTGATCCATGCGATCGGCAACCAGGTGATGGCCGACAACCCGAACGCCCGCATCCGCTACATCCACGCCGAGCAGTACGTGCGCGACGTCGTCACCGCCTACCAGCGCAAAGGCTTCGACGATTTCAAGCATTACTACCATTCGCTCGACATGCTGCTGATCGACGATATCCAGTTCTTTGGCGGCAAGAGCCGCACGCAAGAAGAATTCTTCTATGCGTTCGAAGCCCTGATCGCGGCCAAGAAGCAGATCATCATCACCTCGGATACCTATCCGAAGGAAATCACCGGCATGGACGACCGCCTGATTTCACGCTTCGACTCCGGCCTGACGGTGGCGATCGAGCCGCCGGAGCTGGAAATGCGCGTGGCGATCCTGCTGAAAAAAGCCCAATCCGAAGACGTGACGCTGTCGGACGACGTCGCCTTTTTCGTGGCCAAGCACCTGCGCTCGAACGTGCGCGAGCTCGAAGGCGCACTGCGCAAGATCCTGGCCTATTCGCGCTTTCATGGCAAGGACATCACCATCGACGTGGTGAAAGAAGCCTTGAAAGACCTGCTGTCGGTGCAGAACCGTCAGATCTCGGTAGAGAACATCCAGAAGACGGTCGCGGACTTCTTTAACATCAAGGTCGCGGACATGTATTCGAAGCGGCGCCCGGCAAACATCGCCCGGCCGCGCCAGATCGCGATGTACCTGGCCAAGGAATTGACCCAAAAAAGCCTGCCCGAAATTGGCGAGCTGTTCGGCGGCCGCGACCACACCACCGTGCTGCACGCGGTGCGCAAGATCTCGGCCGACCGCCAGAAGAATGCCGAGTGCAATCACGAGCTGCACGTGCTGGAGCAGACGCTCAAGGGGTAACACGCAGGGCGGCCGGCTTGCCGGCCACCCCAGGGTTTGTGTTCTTTCTTAGCAGTTGGCAAAATAGTGCACTAGCAATAAACATCTAATAAACAAACTGAGGATATCTATGCAACTGGTCAAAACCACCCGAGACACGCTTCTCCGGCCACTGCAGATCGTGAGCGGTATTGTCGAGCGTCGGCACACTATGCCGATTCTGGCCAATATCCTCATTCGCAAAGATGGCGCGAGCGTCTCGTTCCTCTCGACCGATACCGAAGTGCAGATCACCACGCTGGCCAATATCGGCTCGGGCGATGATGTGACCGGCACCACGGTGGCCGCGCGCAAGCTGCTCGACATCCTGCGCGCGCTGCCGGAGTCGGGCGACGTCACCATGACGCTGACCAACAAGCGCCTGGCCGTACAGAGCGGCAAGTCGCGCTTCGCGCTGCAGACCCTGGCCGCGGAAGAGTTTCCGACCGTGTCGGTGGCCGACAGCTACAACGCCTCGGTCACGCTGCCGCAAAAGACGCTCAAGCACCTGTTCAACATGGTGCACTTCTCGATGGCCCAGCAAGACATCCGCTACTACCTGAACGGCCTGCTCCTGGTGCTGGACGGCCAGAACATCATCGCCGTGGCCACCGACGGCCACCGCCTGGCCTTCTGCCAGGTGGCCACCGAGCAGACCTTCGAGCGCCAGGAAGTGATCATTCCGCGCAAGACCATCATCGAACTGCAGCGCCTGCTGGAAGAAAACGACGACACGGTTCGCCTCGACATCGCCGCCTCGCAGGTAAAACTGACCTTCGCCGACATCGAGCTGGTCTCAAAGCTGGTTGAGGGCAAGTTCCCTGACTACACCCGCGTGATCCCGAAGGGCTACAAGAACGAGTTCACGATGAGCCGCGACGAGCTGCTGCGTTCGCTGCAGCGCGCCGCGATCATGACCAGCGACAAGTTCAAGGGCGTGCGCTGCATCATCGAGCCGGGCGTCATGAAGATCAGCTCGACCAATGCCGACCAGGAAGAAGCAGTCGAAGAAATCGAAATCGACTACGGCGGCGACTCGATCGACATCGGCTTTAACGTCACTTACCTGCTCGACGTGCTCAACAACCTGAAATGCGACCAGATCAACATCGCCCTGGGCGATTCGAACTCGTCGGCGCTGATCTCCATTCCCGAGAATGGCGATTTCAAGTATGTCGTGATGCCGATGCGGATTTAAGCATTCGCGCAGTCGATATTGTTGAATGAAGAAATAGCCTATGTACGTCATTTGCGCGCAGGCGGAAGTGACGTCACTCAGGCTGCAGGTTCCGGTAATTGCCTGAATCACCCGTTTTATAGAGAAAGCAGTCCATGTCCGAGAACACCCAAGCACAAACGTCCCCCGCTCCTCCAGCGGATGATTACGGCGCCTCCTCGATCCAGATCCTGGAAGGCCTGGAAGCGGTTCGCAAGCGTCCGGGCATGTACATTGGCGATACCTCGGACGGCACCGGCCTGCACCACCTGGTATTCGAGGTGCTGGACAACTCGATCGACGAATCGCTGGCCGGCCACTGTACCGAAATCCACGTGACGATCCACGCCGACAATTCGATTTCGATCATCGATAACGGCCGTGGCATCCCGACCGGCGTCAAGATGGACGACAAGCACGAGCCAAAGCGCTCGGCGACCGAGATCGCCCTGACCGAACTGCACGCCGGCGGCAAGTTCAACCAGAACTCCTATAAAGTCTCGGGCGGCCTGCACGGCGTGGGCGTGTCGTGCGTCAATGCGCTCTCGAAGCTGCTGCGCGTGACCGTTCGCCAAAAAGGCAAAGTGCACCAGATGGAATTCGTGCGCGGTGTCCCGCAAGAGCGCATCATCGAGATCGTCGACGGCTTCGAGGTCTCGCCAATGAAGGTCATTGGCGACACCGACAAGCGCGGCACCGAAGTGCATTTCTGGGCCGACGAAGACATTTTCACCCACGTCGAATTCCACTACGAGATTCTCTCGAAGCGGATCCGCGAGCTGTCGTTCCTGAACAATGGCGTGAATATCCGCCTGAGCGACCATCGCAACGGCAAGGAAGAAGTCTTTGCCTTCGAAGGCGGCACCCGCGGCTTTGTGGAATACATCAACAAGACCAAATCGGTGCTGCACCCGACCGTGTTCCAGGCCACGGGCGACCGCATGTCGGACCAGAACACGAACATCTCGGTGGACGTGTCGATGCAGTGGAACGACGCCTACAACGAGCAGGTGCTGTGCTTCACGAATAACATCCCGCAGCGCGACGGCGGCACCCACCTGACCGGCCTGCGCGCGGCGATGACCCGCGTGATCAACAAATACATCGACGAGCACGATTTCGCCAAGAAGGCGAAAGTGGAGATTTCGGGCGACGACATGCGCGAAGGCCTGACCTGCGTGCTGTCGGTGAAAGTGCCGGAACCGAAATTCTCGTCGCAGACCAAAGACAAACTGGTGTCGTCGGAAGTGCGCGGCCCGGTAGAAGAAATTGTCGCCAAGACGCTCACCGACTTCTTGGCGGAAAAGCCGAACGACGCCAAAATCATCTGCGGCAAGATCGTGGAAGCGGCCCGTGCCCGCGAAGCGGCGCGCAAGGCGCGCGACCTGACCCGCCGCAAGGGCATCATGGATGGCCTGGGCCTGTCGTCGAAACTGGCCGACTGCCAGGAACGCGACCCGGCGCTGGCCGAACTGTACATTGTCGAGGGTGACTCGGCAGGCGGCTCGGCCAAGCAGGGACGCGACCGCAAGTTCCAGGCGATCCTGCCGCTGCGCGGCAAGGTGCTGAACGTGGAAAAGGCACGCTTCGAGAAGATGCTGTCGTCGGAGCAGATCACCACCCTGATCGCCACGCTCGGCACCAGCATCGGCCCGGACGAATTCAACGTCGACAAGCTGCGCTACCACCGCATCATCATCATGACCGACGCCGACGTCGACGGCGCCCACATTCGCACCCTGCTGCTGACCCTGTTCTACCGCCAGATGCCGCAGTTGGTGGAACGCGGCCACATCTACATTGCGCAGCCGCCGCTGTACAAGGTCAAGGCCGGCCGCGACGAGCGCTACCTGAAGGACGACATCGAGGAAGCCAGCTACATGATGGCGGTGGCGCTCAACAGCGCCTCGCTGATTCCACGCGAAGGCGCCGAGCCGATCACCGGCGAGGCCCTGGGCGAACTGGTAAAACAGTACAACCTGGCCAACGCCATCATGATGCGCCTGACCCGCGTGATCGACCGCGCGGCGCTAACCGCCATCATGAGCGGCGTGACGCTGCAAATGGACACGCTGGAGCATTCCGTCGCTTCGGCCCAGGCCATGGAAGCGGCGATCAATGATCCGGCCGTGAAAGTGCTGGTGCGCTCGGACGAACTGAGCGAAAAGCATTCGCTGCGCATCGAGCGCATGCGCCACGGTAACGTGCAGGTGACCTCGATCGATGCCGACTTCGTGCTGAGCAACGACTACGCGGTACTGGCCAACGCAGCCGCCACCTTCCAGGGCCTGATGGGCGAAGGCGCCATCATGCGCCGCGGCGAAGGCGAGAAGATGAAGGAATTCGCCGTGCGCGAATTCCACGAAGCGATGATCTGGCTGCGCGAAGAAGCCGAGCGCGGCGTCAGCAAGCAGCGCTACAAGGGTCTGGGCGAGATGAACCCGGAGCAGCTGTGGGAAACCACGATGGACCCGAAAGTGCGGCGCCTGCTGCGGGTGCAGATCGAAGATGCGATTGCGGCGGACCAGATCTTTACCACCTTGATGGGCGATGAAGTGGAACCGCGCAGGAACTTCATTGAGAGCAATGCGCTGAGGGCGGGGAATATCGACGTCTGATGCGCGCAGCCAGTGCCGCTACGCCGGCACTGGCTGCATCAATTGAATCGATCGTTACTGATTGACCGTCTAGCGACACGGCGGGATGTCTGCGCCTGGCAAAGGAAGATCAATGTGAGTGCTGCGGCATGCGTCACCCGCCCCGCCCCCGGGCGAATGGGCGCTGCACTCGCGCTCTCCCTGCTGGCGCACGTACTGCTGCTGAGCATGACCCTCGGCGGCAACGGTGCCGGACTTCCAGGACTGCAGCTTCCCTGGAAAGAACGGCGACTCGCCGCAAACGATTTGCAGGTGCTTCTGGCGCCAGCGCGGCCTGCTAGTCCTGTACCGGCGGCGCTGCCGCCGGCAGCAGTCGCCGCACCTTCCAGTATCGTCCAACCCGCCGCGGTGAGCGCGCCGCTGCCCAGGGACCTTGTACCGCCAGTCGTCCAGCCGCGCGACGTGCCCGGCGTGTCGTTCTCGCCTCCTCCCCTCGCCCTTGCATCCCCGCCCGCGCCGACACCAGCGCCAACGAGCACGCCGGCCCCGTCCCAGGCAGCCGTTGTGGCACCCCTCCCGCCCGCTGTGAAGCTCCCGATTGCATTGGACGCTACGCCGACGCCACTGCCCGCCGACAACTTGGCGCGCGCCGTTCCGGCACTGGGAAGTGTTGCACCCGCGCCCGGCAATACTGACAGCGCCGCCCAGAAGCAAACCGACAACTTGGCGCGGGATCGGGCGCTTTCGCAGGCCAGGCTCGAGCAGGAGCAGCGAAATACCGAACTGCTGCGTCAGGCGACGCTGGCGGCAGCGCAGCGAGAAGCGGCACGACAGGAGCAGCAGCAATTGGAAACTGCCCGTGCCGAACAAGCGGCCAGGAGCGAGGCGGCACGGCTGGATGCTGAACGCCAGGAGCAGGCGCAGCATGACGCTATCAAGGTAGAGGCGGCACGGCAGGCACAGGCAAAGCAGGAAGAGGCGCAGCGGGAGCGCGCCCAGCAGGAATCCAAGCGCGAGGAGCGCTTGCGCGCGATTGCCAATCAGCTCAAGCAGGAAGCGGCGCAGCCCACGACGAGCAGCCTGCGCCGGGGCTGGCTGTTTGGACGCGCCGACCCGAACGCCGATCTGGTGCTCTACGCGGAAACCCTGCGCCGAAAAATCGAACTGAACATGACCTTCGACATGGTGCGCGATGTAGTCAAACGCCCACATACCCAGCCGATCGTCACGGTGGCAATCCGTGCCGACGGCACCGTCGAAAAAGTGAGCTTCGTGGTGTCCAGCGGCGTGACTGCCATCGACGACGCAATCCGCAAGGTCTTGGCCAGCCAGGCTCCCTACGGAGCCTTTCCGCCGGGCCTGGCGCGTCAGTACGACGTGATTGAAATTCGCCGCACCTGGCTCTTCGATACTGCTATTCGGTTGCAGTGAAGACGCAGCTGTGAGGCCAACTCGCCTCACCGGCTCCTGCTTGCCGGAGGCGGCTCGATATTCTCCTCGAACTCGTTCAAACGCTTCATCACGGCTGGATTCTTGGCGTACTTGCGCTTTAACTTGACGAGCTTCTTGTTGGTGCCGTTACAGAGCTTGCGGATCTCGCGTTCGATTTCCTGTATTCGCCGCTTGTGCGGCGGGTCCGAGATCTCGCCTCGGAAGTAGTCGCAGGCTTCGCGCTGCTCTACGTAGTTGGCGGCATCAGCGGGGAGGCGGGCTTGCGCCACCGCTGCTGCACCGAGACCGATGCATAGTACGGCAAGCGCTGATGTTATCGTAAGGCGCACTTACATGCGCCCGTGTCTGACCAATGAGGATCGTCGCGACCCCTGCGGTTATATTTTGACAACGCCATAGTTCGCACCAAGGTCGTGCTGTTGCTGCTTCAGTCAGCGCGCTACTTCCGCCTGGACTGCCGGAGACCCCTGAACGCGTTGCGAAGCTCGATGGGCAGCGCGTCGAGATCAACCCGCTGGCGCTTCAACTCCACCGCCAGCCTGTCAACGCCTCCGAACGCCCCCGCGAGCCGGGCAACGAAGTCGGTGGCAAGCCGTTGGAGCACGTCTTGAGGCAGCTCCTCGTCGAAGATGCGGTCATCGAAAACCTGCCGAGCGTCGGCGTCGATGAGCGCGCATTGATCACCCTGCACGCTCACGAGCATCCCAAATCCGCCTGTCTCGTATTTCGGAAGATCGGGCGGCGCCGGACGGCGCCTGATCTCATAGCCGTTCACGAGATAATAGGACTTCCCCGTGGCGTCCCGCGCCCGCGCGTAGACGAACCACACTCCGCCCATGTTCTCGGATCCGGCCAGCACGGAGCACTTCGCCGCCAGGTCGGCTGGCAGCGGCTCGAACCTGGTTGTCGCGACTTCATAACGCAAGCCGAGGAGCGGGTCTTGGAGAACGCTGAGTGAGGCGCTGACAGAGGCCAGCGGGGCCGTTATGACGATAGCGACGGCTACAGCGACGATTTTATGGGCGATAGAATGCATGAGCGGGCCTCTTTGTGCGATAACCTCGTCCAGACCAAAAGTCTCGCAGCTTGAAGTCGGAGATCCAGATCTGTGACTCGCCTTTGATGCCGTCGATGTGCAAATAAACGTCGGTTGCCATGCTGTTTTCGTTTGAGCGTTGGAATGCGAAAATCCATTCTGGCTCAGCGCCACAGTAGGAGAGTTAGGCGCTCTCAAGAGCAAGAGCTCCCTGGCTTGAGAGTTGTCCTTGGCCGCCGCCCTCGGCGAGCGGATGAGCATAGCGAAAG
Above is a genomic segment from Massilia sp. H6 containing:
- the dnaA gene encoding chromosomal replication initiator protein DnaA is translated as MENFWQSCSTQLELELTPQQYSAWIKSLVVIDYEDGKLRIGAPNRFKLDWVKTQFAKRITELACQYWEAPVEVQFVLDPKTNPPRKPVAPGSSEVPANTPAQGGMVRSIDQPSSQGNLNIANSPKREQSRINTDLTFDSFVTGKANQLARAAAIQVANNPGVSYNPLFFYGGVGLGKTHLIHAIGNQVMADNPNARIRYIHAEQYVRDVVTAYQRKGFDDFKHYYHSLDMLLIDDIQFFGGKSRTQEEFFYAFEALIAAKKQIIITSDTYPKEITGMDDRLISRFDSGLTVAIEPPELEMRVAILLKKAQSEDVTLSDDVAFFVAKHLRSNVRELEGALRKILAYSRFHGKDITIDVVKEALKDLLSVQNRQISVENIQKTVADFFNIKVADMYSKRRPANIARPRQIAMYLAKELTQKSLPEIGELFGGRDHTTVLHAVRKISADRQKNAECNHELHVLEQTLKG
- the dnaN gene encoding DNA polymerase III subunit beta, coding for MQLVKTTRDTLLRPLQIVSGIVERRHTMPILANILIRKDGASVSFLSTDTEVQITTLANIGSGDDVTGTTVAARKLLDILRALPESGDVTMTLTNKRLAVQSGKSRFALQTLAAEEFPTVSVADSYNASVTLPQKTLKHLFNMVHFSMAQQDIRYYLNGLLLVLDGQNIIAVATDGHRLAFCQVATEQTFERQEVIIPRKTIIELQRLLEENDDTVRLDIAASQVKLTFADIELVSKLVEGKFPDYTRVIPKGYKNEFTMSRDELLRSLQRAAIMTSDKFKGVRCIIEPGVMKISSTNADQEEAVEEIEIDYGGDSIDIGFNVTYLLDVLNNLKCDQINIALGDSNSSALISIPENGDFKYVVMPMRI
- the gyrB gene encoding DNA topoisomerase (ATP-hydrolyzing) subunit B → MSENTQAQTSPAPPADDYGASSIQILEGLEAVRKRPGMYIGDTSDGTGLHHLVFEVLDNSIDESLAGHCTEIHVTIHADNSISIIDNGRGIPTGVKMDDKHEPKRSATEIALTELHAGGKFNQNSYKVSGGLHGVGVSCVNALSKLLRVTVRQKGKVHQMEFVRGVPQERIIEIVDGFEVSPMKVIGDTDKRGTEVHFWADEDIFTHVEFHYEILSKRIRELSFLNNGVNIRLSDHRNGKEEVFAFEGGTRGFVEYINKTKSVLHPTVFQATGDRMSDQNTNISVDVSMQWNDAYNEQVLCFTNNIPQRDGGTHLTGLRAAMTRVINKYIDEHDFAKKAKVEISGDDMREGLTCVLSVKVPEPKFSSQTKDKLVSSEVRGPVEEIVAKTLTDFLAEKPNDAKIICGKIVEAARAREAARKARDLTRRKGIMDGLGLSSKLADCQERDPALAELYIVEGDSAGGSAKQGRDRKFQAILPLRGKVLNVEKARFEKMLSSEQITTLIATLGTSIGPDEFNVDKLRYHRIIIMTDADVDGAHIRTLLLTLFYRQMPQLVERGHIYIAQPPLYKVKAGRDERYLKDDIEEASYMMAVALNSASLIPREGAEPITGEALGELVKQYNLANAIMMRLTRVIDRAALTAIMSGVTLQMDTLEHSVASAQAMEAAINDPAVKVLVRSDELSEKHSLRIERMRHGNVQVTSIDADFVLSNDYAVLANAAATFQGLMGEGAIMRRGEGEKMKEFAVREFHEAMIWLREEAERGVSKQRYKGLGEMNPEQLWETTMDPKVRRLLRVQIEDAIAADQIFTTLMGDEVEPRRNFIESNALRAGNIDV
- a CDS encoding TonB C-terminal domain-containing protein, producing MDATPTPLPADNLARAVPALGSVAPAPGNTDSAAQKQTDNLARDRALSQARLEQEQRNTELLRQATLAAAQREAARQEQQQLETARAEQAARSEAARLDAERQEQAQHDAIKVEAARQAQAKQEEAQRERAQQESKREERLRAIANQLKQEAAQPTTSSLRRGWLFGRADPNADLVLYAETLRRKIELNMTFDMVRDVVKRPHTQPIVTVAIRADGTVEKVSFVVSSGVTAIDDAIRKVLASQAPYGAFPPGLARQYDVIEIRRTWLFDTAIRLQ